The Ornithodoros turicata isolate Travis chromosome 7, ASM3712646v1, whole genome shotgun sequence genome includes a region encoding these proteins:
- the LOC135400607 gene encoding uncharacterized protein K02A2.6-like — translation MCWPSWKKAFRNYLIASGLDSESSGRRKAILYHCLGSEGQRIFDLLPLPDSPAATSVGSTSTVPDEMELALQVLDAHYASAVNPIAERHRFRHRRQLPSEAIDDYAIALRELASTCDFGTTLDSMLRDQIVESTNIPHLRDRLLLEGHSLTLSRTLALARQFQQAQKESREFTVETQQDEVQRITRQAHGKLLQGAQRYSKRTTGKTQCFRCGSSNHLANSSACKARNQRCFLCNKTGHFRSVCRSAGHLRELTSEEPVQDSSSCADAQTVLHLERGVPKKKPGIFITLTVSDIDIRFLIDTGSSVSIMSADTYQTHFSAKHPLKPPSVNLYDFSKHCIPVQGCFTVTVSFADRSAHLTFYVVSHGTTLLGMDAVTSLDLCIDGMSHTCFSTTTSAPSVPPGISVEFGHLFDGALGLCKNYIHKVKTRPDVKPVAGKLRRLPLTVRQQVSEELRRLEEQDVIERVTASEWVSPIVVAKKKDGSIRLCVDLREPNKAVVPDCFPLPHTDELLNALAGATKFSKLDLSSAYHQVPLHPDSRDLTAFITHDGLFRFKRVCFGLASAPSAFQHMMSLVLKGCTGVLFYIDDIIIYGRTEEEHQKNLYRVLQRLSAEGLKLNHKCVFDVSELSFLGHVVNCQGLLPQASAIEALQCAPAPTDLKSLRSFLGLAGYYSKFISHYAELVEPMRELLRDSKPFVWTSSADESFKKVKSVLSSCPVLHMFDPRLPVIVATDASSYGLGAVLQQLKGDQVRTVAFASRTLSPLERKYSVGEREALACLWACERWHVYLWGRPFTLRTDHQALVTLLGAHGTGHRPLRISRWSARLLYYNFKVEYKKGAENYVADALSRLPLPSQQEFEEEIVCTVSNPITKGELQDATRLDPEASAVINALEGGSWPPRAEMSRSMTPYHRFRDELSVVDGLLYRGERIVVPQALTSKILTLAHETHPGIVRTKQRLRDLYWWPGMDAQAEKMVRDCSTCQSADKSARTAPSPLHPVPFPAKPWAKLGVDIVGPLEDCPHSCRYAITLIDYHSKWPEVSFASTVTTATVETFLRHVFSREGFPEELVTDNGPQFVSAEFKKFLQDRGIRQTTVSVYYPQANGQVERFNRVFKDVIQVAKLRNKDVKSAVLEYLTVYRSTPHATTGVSPSVLLHGRAIRTRLNVVGLEGQSVDVDMPKVRQRVECKQSKQKLYTDSKRSAKCRIFTPGTYVRVRLPGRRKKGHPNFSPPLKIIAPRGPLSYLLEDGKVWHSSKFTKHHGAERLPAQRMEEQKEQPFITSSWWAITEQASSHPPLVPEVPAPGTVQEQEQGPQLRRSKRQRTAPERYPDTRKP, via the coding sequence ATGTGCTGGCCGTCATGGAAGAAAGCTTTCCGGAACTACTTAATTGCGTCTGGTTTGGACAGTGAGTCCAGCGGTCGACGGAAGGCTATCCTTTACCATTGCCTTGGTTCCGAAGGCCAGAGAATATTCGACCTGTTACCTCTACCTGATTCGCCTGCTGCCACGTCAGTGGGTTCCACGAGCACGGTACCAGATGAAATGGAACTTGCCCTGCAAGTTTTGGATGCCCATTACGCTTCTGCGGTCAACCCCATTGCTGAGCGACACAGGTTTCGCCATCGCCGTCAGCTACCCAGTGAGGCCATCGACGACTACGCCATTGCGCTTCGAGAACTTGCCAGTACCTGTGATTTTGGAACGACACTGGACTCTATGCTCCGCGACCAGATTGTAGAGTCAACCAATATTCCGCATCTACGCGACCGTCTTCTCTTAGAAGGGCATTCCCTTACGCTGAGCCGGACGCTCGCACTGGCTCGGCAATTTCAACAGGCGCAGAAGGAGTCCAGAGAATTTACAGTTGAAACGCAGCAAGATGAGGTTCAACGAATAACGAGACAGGCGCATGGGAAGTTACTTCAAGGGGCTCAGCGTTACAGCAAACGCACGACAGGCAAAACTCAATGCTTTCGTTGCGGCTCTTCTAATCATCTAGCAAATTCCTCGGCATGCAAGGCCCGGAACCAAAGATGTTTCTTATGCAATAAAACGGGGCATTTCCGTTCCGTTTGCCGTTCTGCAGGACACCTACGAGAGTTGACTAGCGAAGAGCCCGTCCAGGATTCTTCTTCCTGTGCTGATGCCCAGACTGTTTTGCACCTGGAACGTGGCGTTCCGAAGAAGAAACCTGGGATTTTCATCACCTTGACAGTATCGGATATAGACATACGTTTCCTCATTGATACTGGATCATCCGTATCGATAATGTCCGCTGACACCTACCAGACGCATTTTTCAGCAAAGCACCCCTTGAAACCGCCGTCCGTAAATCTGTATGACTTCTCCAAGCACTGCATTCCTGTTCAAGGATGCTTCACGGTGACGGTGTCCTTCGCCGATCGTTCGGCACACCTGACCTTCTACGTAGTGTCCCACGGGACTACCCTTTTGGGGATGGATGCTGTCACATCTTTGGATCTATGCATCGACGGCATGAGTCACACCTGCTTCAGTACTACGACGTCGGCTCCTTCTGTACCGCCAGGTATTTCAGTTGAGTTCGGGCACCTTTTCGACGGAGCTCTTGGGCTGTGCAAGAATTACATCCACAAGGTGAAGACGCGCCCTGATGTGAAGCCTGTTGCTGGGAAGCTACGCCGACTACCTCTCACTGTACGTCAACAAGTTTCCGAGGAATTACGCCGTTTGGAGGAGCAGGATGTGATTGAGAGGGTGACAGCCTCGGAATGGGTCTCGCCAATAGTTGTGGCGAAGAAAAAGGATGGTTCCATTCGGTTATGCGTGGATCTTCGTGAACCGAACAAAGCAGTCGTGCCGGACTGTTTTCCGTTGCCACATACTGATGAGCTGCTAAACGCATTAGCCGGCGCTACAAAGTTTTCAAAGCTTGATTTATCATCGGCGTACCACCAAGTGCCTCTTCACCCGGATAGTAGAGACCTAACTGCCTTCATTACTCATGATGGTCTTTTCCGTTTCAAGCGAGTATGCTTTGGACTTGCCTCTGCACCATCGGCATTCCAACATATGATGTCACTTGTACTGAAAGGTTGTACGGGCGTGCTCTTCTATATCGATGACATCATCATCTACGGACGGACTGAAGAGGAGCATCAGAAGAACCTTTACCGCGTACTGCAACGTTTGTCTGCTGAAGGACTGAAGTTAAACCATAAATGCGTCTTCGATGTTTCTGAACTTTCCTTCTTGGGACACGTTGTTAATTGTCAAGGACTGTTACCGCAGGCATCTGCAATTGAGGCTCTGCAATGCGCTCCCGCCCCAACAGACTTGAAGTCTCTACGTTCTTTTCTTGGATTAGCAGGGTATTATTCGAAATTTATTTCGCACTACGCTGAACTGGTGGAACCGATGCGAGAACTCCTTCGAGACTCCAAGCCATTCGTATGGACGTCAAGTGCGGATGAAAGCTTCAAGAAAGTGAAGTCGGTGCTCAGCTCCTGTCCAGTCCTCCACATGTTTGACCCACGACTCCCTGTGATCGTGGCGACGGATGCTTCGTCTTACGGACTGGGCGCCGTCTTGCAGCAACTTAAAGGGGACCAGGTTCGCACAGTTGCGTTTGCTTCTCGCACGTTGTCTCCCCTGGAGAGGAAGTATTCAGTTGGAGAACGTGAAGCGCTTGCTTGCCTGTGGGCATGCGAGCGCTGGCATGTCTACCTTTGGGGACGTCCGTTTACTCTGCGTACAGACCATCAAGCGTTAGTGACCCTTCTTGGGGCTCACGGTACAGGCCACAGACCTCTTCGAATTTCCAGATGGTCTGCGAGGCTACTTTACTACAACTTCAAAGTTGAATACAAGAAGGGAGCAGAAAACTACGTAGCGGACGCTCTATCCCGGCTACCGTTACCATCACAGCAAGAATTTGAAGAGGAGATAGTGTGCACCGTCTCCAATCCGATCACCAAGGGAGAGCTCCAAGATGCTACTCGACTCGATCCTGAAGCCAGTGCAGTTATCAACGCACTTGAAGGAGGCTCGTGGCCACCGCGTGCTGAGATGTCTCGAAGCATGACCCCGTATCACCGTTTTCGAGACGAGCTTTCTGTTGTAGATGGACTGCTGTACCGTGGAGAACGCATCGTTGTTCCGCAGGCGTTAACATCTAAGATTCTCACTCTCGCGCACGAAACCCATCCGGGAATTGTGCGGACAAAGCAGAGACTCCGAGATCTCTACTGGTGGCCTGGAATGGACGCGCAAGCTGAAAAGATGGTGCGTGACTGCTCTACCTGTCAATCCGCGGACAAGTCTGCCAGGACAGCGCCTTCACCTTTACACCCGGTCCCATTTCCGGCCAAGCCATGGGCAAAGTTAGGTGTAGACATCGTCGGACCGTTGGAGGACTGCCCTCACTCCTGTCGCTACGCCATTACCCTAATTGACTACCATAGCAAGTGGCCGGAGGTTTCGTTTGCATCAACTGTAACAACCGCCACAGTAGAAACGTTTCTCCGGCATGTTTTCAGTCGCGAGGGTTTTCCTGAAGAACTAGTCACTGACAATGGCCCGCAATTTGTTTCAGCAGAATTTAAAAAATTTCTTCAAGATCGTGGCATTCGTCAAACGACAGTTTCAGTGTACTACCCACAAGCAAATGGCCAAGTGGAGCGTTTCAATCGTGTTTTCAAGGACGTCATTCAAGTTGCAAAACTTCGTAACAAGGACGTGAAATCAGCAGTTCTCGAGTACCTCACCGTATATAGAAGTACCCCTCATGCTACCACGGGTGTTTCACCGTCAGTTCTCCTTCACGGCAGGGCCATACGAACTCGCCTAAATGTGGTGGGACTTGAAGGGCAGTCAGTCGACGTGGACATGCCGAAAGTCCGGCAGCGGGTGGAGTGTAAGCAGTCAAAGCAGAAGTTATACACTGACTCTAAACGATCTGCTAAGTGTCGAATATTCACTCCCGGTACCTACGTTCGAGTGCGCCTGCCTGGTCGACGAAAGAAGGGGCATCCGAATTTTTCGCCGCCGTTGAAGATAATTGCTCCACGAGGACCACTTTCCTATCTGTTGGAGGATGGCAAAGTATGGCACTCGTCCAAATTTACGAAACACCACGGCGCAGAGAGGTTACCTGCCCAGCGTATGGAGGAGCAGAAGGAACAGCCGTTCATCACTAGCTCTTGGTGGGCAATCACCGAGCAAGCTTCTTCACATCCTCCGCTTGTGCCAGAAGTGCCAGCCCCCGGCACTGTTCAGGAACAAGAACAAGGGCCACAACTTCGACGGAGCAAACGCCAACGTACCGCACCCGAGCGCTACCCAGACACTAGAAAGCCGTAG